A genome region from Gadus chalcogrammus isolate NIFS_2021 chromosome 7, NIFS_Gcha_1.0, whole genome shotgun sequence includes the following:
- the LOC130386519 gene encoding putative transcription factor ovo-like protein 3, translating to MPRAFLVKKKQAACGGWRWRDPEQAEWREDPSEVSDSAPEETLSAPDVSELAAPSESSDFGSEEAAGSATSPAPVPTPPALGVREQDPETSRDWPAMLPPRQLYHPNALALASRAKPRPRVAPSAGDFLCSVCHKLFPLQRMLTRHMKCHSLVKRHPCRYCGKGFNDTFDLKRHMRTHTGIRPYRCELCEKAFTQRCSLESHKRKIHGVHQQYAYRQRRSKIFVCEDCGFTSNRPDEYFVHVRQCHPGSPALRRYYRRQAHENANFGVAECKLNPYLVYSNSGYFI from the exons ATGCCGAGAGCTTTCCTGGTCAAGAAGAAGCAGGCAGCCTGCGGgggctggagatggagagaccCAGAGCAGGCAGAGTGGAGAGAAGATCCCTCAGAAG TTAGCGACAGCGCTCCGGAAGAGACGTTGAGCGCGCCAGATGTCTCCGAGCTGGCCGCTCCCTCTGAGAGCTCTGACTTTGGCTCAGAGGAAGCAGCGGGATCTGCGACATCACCGGCGCCCGTCCCAACACCGCCCGCGTTGGGAGTGAGGGAACAGGACCCAGAGACCAGTCGAGACTGGCCTGCCATGCTGCCCCCGAGGCAACTCTACCACCCTAATGCGTTGGCACTGGCCAGCCGGGCCAAG CCCCGCCCCCGTGTGGCACCCAGCGCTGGGGACTTCCTGTGCTCCGTGTGCCACAAGCTGTTCCCTCTGCAGCGCATGCTGACGCGCCACATGAAGTGCCACAGCCTGGTGAAGAGGCACCCGTGTCGATACTGCGGCAAGGGCTTCAACGACACGTTTGACCTCAAGAGGCACATGCGCACTCACACAG GTATCCGACCCTACAGGTGTGAGCTCTGTGAAAAGGCCTTCACGCAACGCTGCTCTCTGGAGTCCCACAAGAGGAAGATCCACGGGGTTCATCAGCAGTACGCCTACCGCCAGCGACGCTCCAAGATCTTTGTGTGTGAGGACTGCGGCTTCACCTCCAACCGGCCCGACGAGTACTTTGTCCACGTGCGGCAGTGCCACCCGGGCAGCCCGGCTCTGCGGCGCTACTACCGGCGGCAGGCCCACGAGAACGCCAACTTTGGCGTGGCCGAGTGTAAAC